A single window of Halobacterium jilantaiense DNA harbors:
- a CDS encoding DUF7344 domain-containing protein, translating into MSSTRQRGDVAESPEPSEPTEDEVFDVLSSRRRRYALHMLKGRDEAVELGDVAEQVAAWEYGEDVADVSYDERKRVYTALQQSHLPKMDDAGVVSFDKNRGVVEPTPAIDDVRVYMDVVKGREIPWSEYYLGLSAVAATLLGAVALDAWPFAMLPDLAWGVAAVAAFAVSAVVHRYYARQTALGRGPAPAELDNA; encoded by the coding sequence GTGTCATCCACACGTCAGCGGGGGGACGTGGCGGAGTCGCCGGAGCCGTCGGAGCCGACGGAAGACGAGGTCTTCGACGTGCTGTCCAGCCGACGCCGCCGGTACGCGCTCCACATGCTCAAGGGGAGAGACGAAGCCGTCGAACTCGGCGACGTCGCCGAGCAGGTCGCCGCGTGGGAGTACGGCGAGGACGTGGCCGACGTCTCCTACGACGAGCGCAAGCGCGTCTACACCGCACTCCAGCAGTCCCACCTGCCGAAGATGGACGACGCGGGAGTCGTATCGTTCGACAAGAACAGGGGGGTCGTAGAGCCGACGCCAGCCATCGACGACGTCCGCGTCTACATGGACGTCGTGAAGGGGCGAGAGATTCCGTGGAGCGAGTACTACCTCGGACTCTCCGCCGTCGCGGCGACGCTGCTCGGCGCGGTCGCGCTGGACGCGTGGCCGTTCGCGATGCTTCCGGACCTCGCGTGGGGGGTGGCCGCCGTCGCAGCGTTCGCCGTCTCGGCCGTCGTCCACCGGTACTACGCCCGGCAGACGGCGCTTGGACGCGGCCCCGCGCCCGCGGAGCTCGACAATGCGTAA
- the tatC gene encoding Sec-independent protein translocase TatC — protein sequence MSSSGSDGIVGPETARAIGTGRESIGVVLRAAQERLQHVFIAFVVGLLGGIFLMRLYIWPQLEADLLAAEAQVIAQTPFDVILMQVKIGLFGGVAAAVPVLLYHAREPLRDRDIIPDVTVKRWHAAVVGLLCIGLATLGILYAYFLFFPLMFDFLAGNAVGAGLAPKYSIVKWTEFIFFLALSFALAAQLPLLMGALSYSGVVPYEVFRDKWKYAVMGIFAFGAFFSPPDPFTQILWATPLILLYGLSLYISKILVTMKRGREHVDVSGVFRERWNRILGVGVLGFAGGYAAGMYGAVGAFNDGLAFIGSQVRVPTVAEALGVPPETGYLLLGGLVAVLALVAAALYYAYVAVDRAARVVAERNRRPDPAAIDLDELDAAGVRGAPPEAFAALSEDEALATAQRALDDGDDEKAQLVLDRFDEIQAAAEEAAEAEDADEAAGDDSNPVQSTAAGMMDAFTDEETTEDDIGGYYYDIRFVLSSLRSRAFHIVGTFMVVMVALFGWLYYGGFGDLRDDFIARIPAEVQPEAAAWPITLHPVEALVFQVKLSVVIAAIAVLPMIVYYLWPALSDRGVVTGDRRTILVWGGSIVVALAAGSYLGYSFIAPEVISYLVYDALREGMVISYTVSTFAWLIFLLTVGIGLLADIPVTMVLFHVGGIVSFDTMRARWRVPVLAIFAASALLTPDSLYTMFVIALPMVAMYLVGLGLLYLVTLGGRRGGSGRAVGE from the coding sequence ATGAGTAGCTCCGGCTCGGACGGCATCGTCGGCCCGGAGACGGCGCGCGCCATCGGCACTGGCCGGGAGTCGATCGGCGTCGTGCTCCGCGCTGCCCAGGAGCGCCTCCAGCACGTCTTCATCGCGTTCGTCGTCGGCTTGCTCGGCGGTATCTTCCTGATGCGGCTGTACATCTGGCCGCAACTCGAGGCAGATCTGCTGGCGGCCGAAGCGCAGGTCATCGCACAGACGCCGTTCGACGTCATCCTGATGCAGGTGAAAATCGGGCTGTTCGGCGGCGTCGCCGCGGCGGTTCCAGTTCTGCTCTACCACGCCCGGGAGCCGCTCCGGGACCGAGACATCATCCCCGACGTGACGGTCAAACGCTGGCACGCCGCCGTCGTCGGCCTGCTGTGCATCGGGCTCGCGACGCTCGGTATCCTGTACGCGTACTTCCTGTTCTTCCCGCTGATGTTCGACTTCCTCGCCGGGAACGCGGTCGGCGCGGGACTCGCGCCGAAGTACTCCATCGTGAAGTGGACGGAGTTCATCTTCTTCCTCGCGCTGTCGTTCGCGCTGGCCGCCCAGCTCCCCCTCCTGATGGGGGCGCTGTCGTACTCCGGGGTCGTCCCCTACGAGGTGTTCCGCGACAAGTGGAAGTACGCCGTCATGGGCATCTTCGCGTTCGGCGCGTTCTTCTCCCCGCCGGACCCGTTCACCCAGATTCTGTGGGCGACGCCGCTCATCCTCCTCTACGGCCTGAGCCTCTACATCTCGAAGATACTGGTGACGATGAAGCGCGGCCGCGAACACGTCGACGTCTCCGGGGTGTTCCGGGAGCGCTGGAACCGCATCCTCGGCGTCGGCGTGCTCGGGTTCGCGGGCGGCTACGCGGCCGGGATGTACGGTGCCGTCGGGGCGTTCAACGACGGACTGGCGTTCATCGGCTCCCAGGTACGGGTACCGACAGTCGCGGAGGCGCTGGGCGTGCCACCGGAGACCGGCTACCTGCTTCTCGGTGGCCTCGTCGCCGTCCTCGCACTGGTAGCTGCGGCGCTGTACTACGCGTACGTCGCCGTCGACCGCGCCGCCCGCGTGGTCGCCGAACGGAACCGCCGGCCCGACCCGGCGGCCATCGACCTCGACGAACTCGACGCCGCGGGCGTCCGCGGCGCGCCGCCGGAGGCGTTCGCGGCGCTGAGCGAGGACGAGGCGCTCGCGACGGCCCAGCGCGCGCTCGACGACGGCGACGACGAGAAAGCTCAGCTCGTCCTCGACCGCTTCGACGAAATCCAGGCGGCCGCCGAGGAGGCGGCCGAGGCCGAGGACGCGGACGAGGCAGCGGGCGACGACTCGAACCCCGTCCAGAGCACGGCGGCGGGCATGATGGACGCGTTCACCGACGAAGAGACCACGGAAGACGACATCGGCGGCTACTACTACGACATCCGGTTCGTGCTCTCCAGCCTGCGCTCGCGGGCGTTCCACATCGTCGGGACGTTCATGGTCGTCATGGTGGCGCTGTTCGGCTGGCTGTACTACGGCGGCTTCGGCGACCTCCGGGACGACTTCATCGCCCGCATCCCCGCCGAAGTCCAGCCGGAGGCCGCGGCCTGGCCGATCACCCTCCACCCGGTCGAGGCGCTGGTCTTCCAGGTGAAACTCTCCGTCGTCATCGCGGCTATCGCCGTCCTCCCGATGATCGTCTACTACCTCTGGCCGGCGCTCTCGGACCGCGGGGTCGTGACCGGCGACCGCCGCACCATCCTCGTCTGGGGCGGTAGCATCGTCGTCGCGCTCGCCGCCGGCAGCTACCTCGGGTACAGCTTCATCGCGCCCGAAGTCATCTCCTACCTCGTGTACGACGCGCTCCGGGAGGGGATGGTCATCAGTTACACCGTCAGCACGTTCGCGTGGCTCATCTTCCTACTGACGGTCGGTATCGGGCTGCTCGCTGACATCCCCGTGACGATGGTGCTGTTCCACGTCGGCGGCATCGTCTCCTTCGACACGATGCGGGCACGCTGGCGGGTGCCCGTCCTCGCCATCTTCGCCGCGTCCGCGCTGCTGACCCCGGACAGCCTCTACACGATGTTCGTCATCGCGCTCCCGATGGTCGCGATGTACCTCGTGGGGCTCGGGCTGCTGTACCTCGTCACGCTCGGCGGCCGGCGAGGCGGGTCGGGCCGGGCCGTCGGGGAGTGA